gtaaaatcgaaatttgCAAGTGGGTCGAGGGTGACGATCCTCAATTCGAACACCAGAGATGGTCCGAAAGATGCAGATTTGTCAGGAGATTACCGTGCGGTAATGTACCTTATGGCACTGACGgtgcaaacattttttctgcTCCTCGAACCACAGACGTCTGTGGCCCCTATGGATTCAATGTTGAGTCGGAACTTGGACCCGACCTCAGCTCAACCCCACCGAACCTTCAGCATACCGTAAGCACTGCAACCCTTGGGAGCTGGGGGATCGGTGTGCCCAAGGAGCCCAAACATCCACAATATGCCAGCCGCGACGCAAGGCTAAGGACCTTCAACTTGTGGCCAAAATCTATGAGACAGACGAAAGAGGAATTGGCTGATGCAGGATTTTTCTACACTGGCAAAGGAGATCAGACACTCTGCTACTACTGTGGTGGTGGTCTTAAAGATTGGGAGCCAACTGACAATCCATGGGAACAACACGCCCACTGGTTTTCCAAGTGCTTTTATCTATTCATGGTAAAAGGACAAGCCTTCATTGACCAAGTCAAAGGTCTCACCAGGGAACAGCCTTCAGCCGAGGTGAATATTATAACTTGCACCTTCTgctgtcaaataaaaaatatttttatgccGAGGGTCATTAAATCAATCACTTTTGGAGAAAAACCGTGTATCACTATTTGCCATTTCgtgattttgtaattttcttttcactgtTATAAAACATTTCACTTACATTGCACCACTTTGTAAGATTGTGAAAGCATCGTTGGAGCGGGAAAAACTAATATCCAGGGTGTTTGTAAAAgttaaaagtttgaaatacaAAGTGCCTGTTAAAGTTGGAGTTCAGTAAGAATGTACGTTTCCTTTCACAAAGTGCACAGAAGAGAATATCCATTGTAATGGGTCTAAATATTTTAGACTTATTTATCTCATGCGAGTTcttgaatacttttttcaaaaaaaaatgatagcTGGACGCAAACTTGAAAGGCTACTGTTTATTAAGTAATTCATTCTGCTTCCAGGAAGCGCAGAACTTGACTCTACCGAACTGCATAAAGAAAGTGGAGAGGCCTATAGAAGCTGAGCCTGAACAACATTGTCCAATTGCTGAGAGTGGCGAATCTGGAGAAAGTTGTAGTAAAACTGGTTCATTAGAGTTGGGACCACATAAAAGCGAGGGTTCTATGCATCACAACCTGGAGAATGATGAAAAGAGAGCGGATGACGGAAGGCTTTGCAAAATTTGCTACACGGAAGAACTGGGAGTTGTATTTTTACCTTGTGGGCACATGGTAGCCTGTGTCAAGTGCGCGCCAAGTTTGACAACTTGTGCAGTATGCCGGAAACCTTTCACAATGACTGTGCGGGCTTACATTTCATAGCTTTTCATCATAAAATAAACtataaattcaacaaaatgcCAGAATAATGTCTAGCATTACTATACCTTTCGCCAAGACATGACTCTTGGCATATCAATGAAGTGAAGGCACAGTTCATCAAAGTTCAAAGACATTTtgtgatttattttctttagTTGCCAGCTGTTCTTATTGTCAATCAAGATCCTGAGAGCTGGAAGTTCGGATTGATCAGTCTTGCTTTAAAACATTAGACGCGTCAtcttttatgttttttttcttttagttttttttattccgttcaaaacaatattttttttttctctgtgtCCCgaattcgtttttctttttctctgaaaatttgatgaagtttatatattttgtatctaaagaaaaagaagaaaaaattcgtaatcTTCAGCATATTCGGTACATTGTTTGTGATTGAGATACATTTCGTATCAAATATGTAATTGTGCCTCCGGCGAAAAATTACAACTGCTTGTGAAAATACTAACATGTTAACAAAATCAGTAACAATATAATTCTCGCTATACCTTTATACTAATCGATCCTTGATGTAATGTTCATGGCTTATATTCATACTGTACATAACACTATTTCGGTAATGAGATTTCTGTAGCAATTATATGTGATTCGGAAAACAAAGGCAATTGGACAAAGAAACATGAACAACattatgtttattttatttattttttttcaaaaaaatgttagtGTTTTCACTTTAAATGGGGAAAAATAGCAACTTGACTCTTGACTATGTACATATTCAAAGCACAATGATCTCATGAGAAATTGTGATTGGTAATTACTTACCACCCGGAATATTATTTTggtttagaatttttttttttatttaacgtagtgatacaaaaacataggagagagaattaaattttcaaaagcatTCACACTCACTTGTATATTACCAACTGGCATTTGCGGTATCATTCTAGTAAGCAC
This region of Neodiprion virginianus isolate iyNeoVirg1 chromosome 7, iyNeoVirg1.1, whole genome shotgun sequence genomic DNA includes:
- the LOC124309639 gene encoding death-associated inhibitor of apoptosis 1 isoform X2 — protein: MIHTHTANTRGCIVWLSGSVPHKYGALVVLSFSHWVHKCLELIVCLQPFNFLFCEFDFFLDRINSGKHHKDCLQHILCTLNCLQMTDCYQSRYGGYLAMNTPRFRDSLPYFQPPLPPLRCEPPDETDDHNDFRFESARRRSFANWPVRFMDPKRLAEAGFYYLNEGDKVRCFECKIEICKWVEGDDPQFEHQRWSERCRFVRRLPCGNVPYGTDGANIFSAPRTTDVCGPYGFNVESELGPDLSSTPPNLQHTVSTATLGSWGIGVPKEPKHPQYASRDARLRTFNLWPKSMRQTKEELADAGFFYTGKGDQTLCYYCGGGLKDWEPTDNPWEQHAHWFSKCFYLFMVKGQAFIDQVKGLTREQPSAEEAQNLTLPNCIKKVERPIEAEPEQHCPIAESGESGESCSKTGSLELGPHKSEGSMHHNLENDEKRADDGRLCKICYTEELGVVFLPCGHMVACVKCAPSLTTCAVCRKPFTMTVRAYIS
- the LOC124309639 gene encoding death-associated inhibitor of apoptosis 1 isoform X4 codes for the protein MTDCYQSRYGGYLAMNTPRFRDSLPYFQPPLPPLRCEPPDETDDHNDFRFESARRRSFANWPVRFMDPKRLAEAGFYYLNEGDKVRCFECKIEICKWVEGDDPQFEHQRWSERCRFVRRLPCGNVPYGTDGANIFSAPRTTDVCGPYGFNVESELGPDLSSTPPNLQHTVSTATLGSWGIGVPKEPKHPQYASRDARLRTFNLWPKSMRQTKEELADAGFFYTGKGDQTLCYYCGGGLKDWEPTDNPWEQHAHWFSKCFYLFMVKGQAFIDQVKGLTREQPSAEEAQNLTLPNCIKKVERPIEAEPEQHCPIAESGESGESCSKTGSLELGPHKSEGSMHHNLENDEKRADDGRLCKICYTEELGVVFLPCGHMVACVKCAPSLTTCAVCRKPFTMTVRAYIS
- the LOC124309639 gene encoding death-associated inhibitor of apoptosis 1 isoform X1, with product MLRLITDTRTLRSVLSIPVDVGKTELKAIEHTEIFTQKPSRVNVRAVLQVHDFLSDSLNCSIVKRSRSLLVFASRQGTQLYTHTQTQLYRWLHTLSRLHEILNNRPRHRNPADSGKHHKDCLQHILCTLNCLQMTDCYQSRYGGYLAMNTPRFRDSLPYFQPPLPPLRCEPPDETDDHNDFRFESARRRSFANWPVRFMDPKRLAEAGFYYLNEGDKVRCFECKIEICKWVEGDDPQFEHQRWSERCRFVRRLPCGNVPYGTDGANIFSAPRTTDVCGPYGFNVESELGPDLSSTPPNLQHTVSTATLGSWGIGVPKEPKHPQYASRDARLRTFNLWPKSMRQTKEELADAGFFYTGKGDQTLCYYCGGGLKDWEPTDNPWEQHAHWFSKCFYLFMVKGQAFIDQVKGLTREQPSAEEAQNLTLPNCIKKVERPIEAEPEQHCPIAESGESGESCSKTGSLELGPHKSEGSMHHNLENDEKRADDGRLCKICYTEELGVVFLPCGHMVACVKCAPSLTTCAVCRKPFTMTVRAYIS
- the LOC124309639 gene encoding death-associated inhibitor of apoptosis 1 isoform X3, with protein sequence MFKIHKELQIDSGKHHKDCLQHILCTLNCLQMTDCYQSRYGGYLAMNTPRFRDSLPYFQPPLPPLRCEPPDETDDHNDFRFESARRRSFANWPVRFMDPKRLAEAGFYYLNEGDKVRCFECKIEICKWVEGDDPQFEHQRWSERCRFVRRLPCGNVPYGTDGANIFSAPRTTDVCGPYGFNVESELGPDLSSTPPNLQHTVSTATLGSWGIGVPKEPKHPQYASRDARLRTFNLWPKSMRQTKEELADAGFFYTGKGDQTLCYYCGGGLKDWEPTDNPWEQHAHWFSKCFYLFMVKGQAFIDQVKGLTREQPSAEEAQNLTLPNCIKKVERPIEAEPEQHCPIAESGESGESCSKTGSLELGPHKSEGSMHHNLENDEKRADDGRLCKICYTEELGVVFLPCGHMVACVKCAPSLTTCAVCRKPFTMTVRAYIS